The following proteins come from a genomic window of Gimesia chilikensis:
- a CDS encoding bifunctional riboflavin kinase/FAD synthetase: MLIRGTEGFDACRGGMISIGNFDGVHRGHQKMIQTLVDHARQRELPAMVFTFDPHPIHLLRPEHAPPELMGIEERAAILEQLGVDCVIAYPTSRELLNLSPQEFFQQILCDQLNARGLVEGPNFYFGKDRAGDVTLLESLCEEAGMFFKVVEPSMCAERMISSSEIRKAIQTGHVDLAAEMLGRLYQIKGTVGHGDARGRGLGFPTANLSGVPTLLPGEGVYSGFAITEGKRFPAAINLGGNPTFQNQDAKVEVHLIGFTGEIYDQELRVEFLYKLRDVQTFVDVEALKTQLTIDVESAKKQATEWKGLE; the protein is encoded by the coding sequence GTGTTAATACGTGGTACAGAAGGATTCGACGCCTGTCGGGGCGGAATGATCTCGATCGGGAACTTTGATGGCGTCCACCGGGGCCATCAGAAGATGATTCAGACTCTGGTCGATCATGCCCGCCAGAGAGAGCTGCCGGCGATGGTCTTCACATTTGATCCCCATCCAATTCACCTGCTTCGCCCCGAACACGCCCCTCCCGAACTGATGGGAATTGAGGAACGTGCCGCGATTCTGGAGCAACTGGGCGTAGATTGTGTCATCGCATACCCCACCAGCCGGGAACTGCTGAATTTGAGTCCACAGGAGTTTTTTCAGCAGATTCTGTGTGATCAGCTAAATGCGCGAGGGCTCGTGGAAGGTCCCAACTTTTATTTTGGTAAAGATCGTGCAGGAGATGTGACACTGCTGGAGTCTCTCTGTGAAGAGGCGGGTATGTTTTTCAAGGTCGTTGAACCCAGCATGTGCGCTGAGCGGATGATTTCCTCTTCGGAAATTCGCAAAGCGATCCAGACGGGGCATGTCGACCTGGCAGCAGAGATGCTGGGGCGACTCTATCAGATTAAGGGGACAGTCGGTCATGGGGATGCCCGGGGACGGGGTCTTGGTTTTCCTACCGCGAATCTTTCAGGAGTGCCGACATTACTTCCGGGGGAAGGTGTCTACAGTGGATTTGCCATCACAGAGGGAAAACGTTTCCCCGCGGCAATCAATCTGGGAGGCAATCCAACTTTCCAAAATCAGGACGCGAAAGTCGAAGTCCATTTGATCGGTTTTACAGGAGAAATTTACGATCAGGAGTTGCGAGTAGAATTTCTATACAAACTGAGAGACGTCCAAACTTTTGTTGATGTCGAGGCGCTCAAAACACAATTGACGATTGATGTTGAATCAGCAAAAAAGCAGGCCACTGAATGGAAGGGCCTGGAATAA
- a CDS encoding DHH family phosphoesterase, translated as MSKIDWSPLCELIGAHQKVLLSCHVRPDADALGSELALAGFLRQLGKEVRIINPSVQPKGMDFLVGEHEVRHVGDGVATEDFEWAEIHIILDTSAWSQLPGLANFYRKTKSRKVIIDHHVSSDSLGADEFKDVTSPATGCLIFDLGQALNCKLTPEIATFLYAAIATDTGWFRFPSTTAYTMQIISELIRAGAEPHRIYENLYEQNNLPQLKLMGRVLGKVQSDFDGLLAYTIVTCEDFSATGTTPVDTEGLVNYCLTLAGTQAAFIAVEQRSRQVKVSFRCRTDWDVSKIAESFGGGGHRQASGAMLNGPLSSAVTKVLGKFREMFETSENSRV; from the coding sequence ATGAGCAAGATTGACTGGAGCCCCCTCTGTGAACTGATCGGTGCGCATCAGAAGGTGCTTCTCTCGTGTCATGTTCGTCCTGATGCGGATGCACTCGGCTCAGAACTGGCCCTTGCCGGTTTCCTCAGGCAACTGGGAAAAGAGGTTCGTATCATCAATCCTTCGGTTCAACCGAAGGGGATGGATTTTCTGGTGGGCGAACATGAAGTTCGCCATGTCGGCGATGGGGTCGCTACCGAAGATTTCGAATGGGCAGAGATCCATATTATCCTGGATACAAGTGCCTGGTCACAACTGCCGGGACTGGCGAACTTTTATCGTAAAACAAAGTCGCGGAAAGTCATCATTGACCATCATGTCAGCTCGGATTCTCTGGGGGCAGACGAGTTTAAAGATGTGACCTCTCCCGCGACCGGCTGTCTTATTTTTGATCTGGGACAGGCTTTGAACTGTAAATTGACCCCGGAAATCGCCACGTTTCTCTATGCTGCAATCGCCACAGACACAGGCTGGTTCAGATTCCCTTCCACTACTGCCTACACAATGCAGATTATAAGCGAACTGATCCGGGCTGGTGCAGAACCGCATCGAATCTATGAAAATCTGTACGAACAGAACAACTTGCCTCAATTAAAACTGATGGGCCGTGTGCTGGGGAAAGTTCAGTCTGATTTTGACGGGCTGCTGGCCTACACCATCGTGACCTGTGAAGATTTCAGTGCCACAGGGACGACTCCCGTGGACACTGAAGGGCTGGTTAACTACTGTCTGACCCTGGCTGGGACGCAGGCAGCATTCATTGCAGTGGAGCAACGGAGTCGACAGGTAAAAGTCAGTTTTCGCTGTCGTACTGACTGGGATGTCTCAAAGATTGCCGAATCCTTCGGCGGTGGTGGGCATCGTCAGGCCTCTGGTGCGATGCTGAATGGCCCCCTCTCTTCCGCGGTTACCAAAGTGCTTGGTAAATTTCGCGAGATGTTTGAAACAAGCGAAAATTCGCGAGTCTGA
- a CDS encoding PVC-type heme-binding CxxCH protein has product MRLFDLRPHCFVFLVSALLLGSLSLLKADDFKIENTQDPKDQATSAEQTVKNMTVPEGFKVDLFASEPDVHQPIGFAIDDRGRLWVAECFTYEAHGVYQDQYQDRIVILEDSDGDGQMDQRKVFWQGQGPLTSVSVGSNGVWALCRGELLYIEDKNHDDVPDGEPQVLLEGWNYKTVRHNIVSGLTWGPDGWLYGRHGITDSSLVGTPETEPSRRTLIHCGIWRYHPHRKIVEEVSSGTTNPWGFDYDEYGQMFFTNNVNGHLWHMIPGSHYIRMSGHGSDPNPYAYELMTKCADHDHWDSSSGKWTDSRDTSGVHGELGGGHSHCGGMIYLGDNWPSKYRNSIFLCNTHGHRVNNDALVREGSGYKGTHRPDFLLTGSDWFRGIELKYGPDGAVYLTDWADLGECHDHDGVHRTSGRIYKVSYGKPTFPGKIDLNKLSDSELVKLQLHPNDWYVRHARRILMERAGESENWNQAKAELLKIFETNRDVSRRLRAMWTLFCMNQANDAWLTKQLQDPNEHVRIWAIRYLVDDDQVPASAVKEFARLAKDEKSGLVRLYLASALQSLPESDRWEIVSALDAHHQNTEDRNFTLMLWYGIEPAVMADSDAAIHYLKHATRPLVRQLVARRLTEDIDQHPEYVKSLVQQVIDTKDIEVKQDLLTGMQAALEGRLKAETPGNWNTLKQQAEKTDSKELRELVTGLSVVFGDGQTMEVLKKIAMDQDQPMKSRYQALESLLNNSQDKDLLPVIQQAAYTTELQVLAFRGLSRFYDPKTVERMLGRYRNIKHQGRLALMDTLCSRKEYVLLLLAAIDKKQVPQEDVSAFHVRQLRNFKDKAVVAKLNQVWGLTRETPEKKRAQIEGYKTLLTAERLQHADRVKGRALYEKTCAKCHRLFGSGGNIGPDLTGSNRTNMDYLLENMVDPSALIPKGYEMVVVALEDGRVLNGNVVRKTDQQLTLQTQTELMVLDRRQIEEMSQSNLSLMPEGQLDKLSEQEIADLIAYLSGHSQVKLPESLESK; this is encoded by the coding sequence ATGCGCTTATTCGATCTACGCCCCCATTGTTTCGTCTTCCTGGTCTCTGCCCTGCTCCTGGGCTCTCTGTCTCTGCTCAAAGCTGATGACTTCAAAATAGAAAATACTCAGGATCCCAAGGATCAGGCAACTTCTGCCGAACAGACAGTCAAAAATATGACTGTCCCCGAGGGTTTTAAAGTAGATCTGTTTGCCAGTGAACCTGATGTGCATCAACCAATCGGCTTTGCCATCGATGACCGGGGGCGTCTCTGGGTGGCGGAGTGTTTCACCTATGAAGCCCATGGAGTCTATCAGGATCAGTATCAGGATCGAATTGTCATTCTGGAAGATTCCGACGGTGATGGTCAGATGGATCAGCGGAAGGTGTTCTGGCAGGGACAGGGGCCGTTGACCAGCGTATCAGTCGGATCTAACGGCGTCTGGGCTTTGTGCCGTGGTGAATTGCTTTACATTGAGGATAAAAATCACGATGACGTGCCCGATGGTGAACCGCAGGTGTTACTCGAAGGCTGGAACTATAAAACTGTCCGTCACAATATTGTCAGCGGACTGACCTGGGGACCGGACGGCTGGCTCTACGGTCGGCACGGTATTACTGATTCGTCGTTGGTTGGGACTCCCGAAACGGAACCTTCCCGGCGAACACTGATCCACTGTGGGATCTGGCGGTATCATCCTCATCGTAAGATCGTGGAGGAAGTCAGCTCCGGTACCACCAATCCCTGGGGGTTTGACTATGATGAATACGGCCAGATGTTTTTCACCAACAACGTCAACGGCCATCTCTGGCATATGATTCCCGGGTCACACTATATTCGCATGTCCGGACACGGCAGTGATCCCAATCCCTACGCGTATGAACTGATGACGAAGTGCGCCGACCATGATCACTGGGACAGCTCCTCTGGAAAGTGGACCGATTCACGTGATACATCGGGGGTTCACGGTGAATTGGGGGGCGGACACAGTCATTGTGGCGGCATGATCTATCTGGGTGATAACTGGCCGTCCAAATATCGAAACTCGATCTTTCTGTGTAATACACATGGCCATCGTGTCAATAATGACGCGCTGGTTCGTGAAGGTTCAGGGTACAAGGGGACGCATCGGCCCGATTTCCTGTTAACTGGTTCAGACTGGTTTCGTGGCATCGAATTAAAGTACGGTCCGGATGGTGCAGTCTACCTCACGGACTGGGCCGATCTGGGAGAATGTCATGACCATGATGGCGTGCATCGCACCAGCGGACGTATTTATAAAGTCAGTTATGGGAAACCGACTTTCCCCGGAAAAATCGATCTCAACAAACTGTCCGACAGCGAGTTGGTTAAGCTGCAACTGCATCCCAACGACTGGTATGTACGCCATGCGCGTCGCATTCTCATGGAGCGTGCCGGTGAGTCGGAAAACTGGAACCAGGCCAAGGCGGAACTATTGAAAATCTTTGAGACGAACAGAGATGTCTCCCGTCGTTTGCGTGCCATGTGGACTCTCTTTTGTATGAATCAGGCGAATGATGCCTGGCTTACCAAACAGTTGCAGGATCCGAACGAACATGTGCGGATCTGGGCCATTCGATATCTGGTCGATGACGATCAGGTACCTGCTTCAGCTGTGAAGGAATTTGCCCGACTGGCGAAGGATGAAAAATCAGGCCTGGTGCGGCTCTATCTGGCTTCTGCACTACAGTCGCTGCCTGAGTCTGATCGCTGGGAAATTGTATCAGCCCTGGATGCCCATCACCAGAATACAGAGGATCGTAACTTTACGCTGATGCTCTGGTACGGAATTGAACCGGCTGTGATGGCTGACAGCGATGCAGCAATTCATTATCTGAAACACGCAACTCGTCCGTTGGTCCGTCAACTTGTAGCCCGGCGGCTGACCGAAGACATCGATCAGCATCCTGAATATGTTAAGAGTCTGGTTCAGCAGGTGATTGACACGAAAGACATCGAAGTCAAACAGGATCTGTTAACCGGAATGCAGGCGGCTCTAGAAGGTCGTCTTAAGGCAGAAACGCCTGGCAACTGGAATACACTGAAACAACAGGCCGAGAAAACAGATTCAAAAGAACTGCGAGAGCTGGTTACAGGATTGTCGGTTGTCTTTGGTGATGGCCAGACGATGGAAGTACTCAAGAAAATTGCGATGGATCAAGATCAGCCGATGAAGAGCCGCTATCAGGCATTAGAATCCCTGTTAAATAACTCTCAGGATAAAGATCTCCTGCCTGTGATTCAGCAAGCTGCCTACACGACCGAATTGCAGGTCCTGGCATTTCGGGGGCTCTCACGTTTCTATGATCCCAAAACTGTGGAACGCATGCTGGGGCGTTACCGCAACATTAAACATCAGGGGCGTCTGGCTCTGATGGATACGCTTTGCAGTCGGAAGGAATACGTACTACTGCTCCTGGCTGCCATCGACAAGAAACAGGTGCCCCAGGAAGATGTCTCCGCATTTCATGTGCGTCAATTACGCAACTTTAAAGACAAAGCTGTAGTGGCAAAACTGAATCAGGTCTGGGGACTGACTCGGGAAACTCCAGAGAAAAAGCGGGCCCAGATCGAAGGTTATAAAACGCTTCTCACTGCAGAGCGTCTACAGCATGCCGATCGTGTGAAGGGGCGAGCACTTTATGAGAAGACTTGTGCAAAATGCCATCGTCTCTTCGGTAGCGGAGGAAACATTGGACCTGATCTCACGGGCTCTAACCGGACCAATATGGATTATCTGCTCGAAAACATGGTCGACCCCTCTGCCCTGATTCCCAAGGGATACGAGATGGTGGTGGTCGCTCTGGAAGATGGTCGGGTATTGAATGGGAATGTTGTTCGTAAGACTGACCAACAGCTCACACTGCAAACACAGACAGAGCTGATGGTACTGGACCGACGCCAGATCGAAGAGATGAGTCAGTCCAATCTCTCACTGATGCCGGAGGGACAATTGGATAAGCTGAGCGAACAGGAGATTGCTGATCTGATTGCCTATCTCTCTGGCCATTCTCAAGTGAAATTACCTGAGTCACTCGAGTCAAAATAA